TTTTAAAATCACATCAATCCGTGACATTACGCCAATTCCTCACAATGGCTGTCGTCCAAGTAAACGCCGTCGCGTTTAATTGACCAAGGCTTTTGTGAAAGATCTTCAAACCTAATTGTTTCGAAGCTAACCCTGGGGAGAGCACTGAATGAATCGCAACTGGCGAGACCTAATTCGACCGAAGAACCTTGTAGTCGACCGAGACCATGCCATGGACAACTATGGCAAGTTCTACGCAGAACCACTTGAACGTGGTTTTGGTATTACTTTGGGCAACGCGCTACGCCGCGTTCTTCTAAGTTCATTACAAGGAACAAGTGTTTGTGCTGTGCGCATTGATGGCGCACTACACGAGTTCACGTCTATTCCTGATATCACGGAAGACGTCGCTGACATCATCCTTAATCTAAAGGATGTTTTACTTGATACATTGGCTGCCGAGCCACGTGTACTTCAAATCGACGTAAGCGCTGAAGAAGATGACCGCGTAGTAACTGCTGGTGACTTGATTACCGATGGTTCTGTGAAGATTCTAAATCCTGCGCAGAAGATATGCACCATTGCTAAAGGCGGACGCCTGGCAATGGAAGTCATGGTTCGCCGTGGCCGTGGATATGTTCCTGCTGAAAAGAACAAGCAGTCTGGTATGGCAGTTGGTTGGATCCCTGTGGATTCACTTTTCTCGCCAATCCGTAAGGTACGTTTCAACGTCACAAACTCACGTGTTGGTCAGGTAACTGATTATGACAAGTTGGTTTTAGAAGTATGGACTGACAAGTCTCTTACTCCTGAAGACGCGGTTGCACTTTCTGCTAAGATTCTGAAAGAGCAACTGAACGTATTCATCAACTTCGAAGAAGAAGAAGAATTGGACCTCCCGCAAGAGAAACCTGCGGAAGAGCAATTCAATGAG
This genomic window from Deltaproteobacteria bacterium contains:
- a CDS encoding DNA-directed RNA polymerase subunit alpha; this translates as MNRNWRDLIRPKNLVVDRDHAMDNYGKFYAEPLERGFGITLGNALRRVLLSSLQGTSVCAVRIDGALHEFTSIPDITEDVADIILNLKDVLLDTLAAEPRVLQIDVSAEEDDRVVTAGDLITDGSVKILNPAQKICTIAKGGRLAMEVMVRRGRGYVPAEKNKQSGMAVGWIPVDSLFSPIRKVRFNVTNSRVGQVTDYDKLVLEVWTDKSLTPEDAVALSAKILKEQLNVFINFEEEEELDLPQEKPAEEQFNENLLRSVDELDLSVRAENCLQAANIKYIGDLVQKTEAEMLKTKNFGRKSLKEIKELLAEMGLSLGMKLESWPPRELNR